CATGCCTCACTGATTTCGCCCCTTTTCCCAATCCTCTGGCAGGCGGGCAGGCCGTGATCAGGAGCGTCAATTCCCATTTCGGCCTCGGCGCCATTCCATCCGCCGCCTGGAGCCTCTATCCTTACAGGAGCAACGGCGCCCTGCACGATGCGCTGCACGCCATGAAGTACGAGGGCTTGTTTCCACTCGGGCGTCTGTTCGGCAGGTGGCTCGGCGAGCTTGTCCAATCCGCCGGAGGGGCGGGTGAGGTGGAGGCGATCGTGCCGGTGCCGCTGCATCCACTCAAGCGGATCGAACGAAGCTATAACCAGTCCGAAGCGATTGCCTCCGGCATGGCCGAGGTGCTCGATCTGCCGGTCGTGGAAGATTCCATCGAGCGGAGCGCTTACACCGGATCGCAGAC
This portion of the Chlorobaculum parvum NCIB 8327 genome encodes:
- a CDS encoding ComF family protein is translated as MIERLAHSFGALSRPLGSLAQSLGTLARPLEGLTHLLFPQVCVVCRKTLTAPEQQLCSACLTDFAPFPNPLAGGQAVIRSVNSHFGLGAIPSAAWSLYPYRSNGALHDALHAMKYEGLFPLGRLFGRWLGELVQSAGGAGEVEAIVPVPLHPLKRIERSYNQSEAIASGMAEVLDLPVVEDSIERSAYTGSQTGLGITERRKNMAGVFRPVTRNSHRISGRVVLVDDVLTTGATMVAAASALKEAGVDEVAFAVVAVTEEKE